In Chroogloeocystis siderophila 5.2 s.c.1, the DNA window GCCGTCGCGCGCCAAAATGCCCAAGCCATTGGTTATACTCACCGAATTCAGTTTTATCAAGGCTCGTGGTGGGAGCCTTTAGAGTTTCTCAAAGGTCAACTCAGCGGTATTGTTTCCAATCCACCCTACATTCCGAGCGAACTTGTCCCACAGCTACAACCCGAAGTCGCACTGCACGAACCGTGGTTAGCACTCGATGGCGGTGTCGACGGTTTAGACTGTATTCGTCATCTCATATCTACATCAGCAGTGTACCTAAGACCTGGTGGTATTTGGTTGATTGAAATGATGGCAGGGCAAGCCGAAGTTGTTGCCACACTGTTGCAAAATCACGGTAGCTACGGCAACATTAAAATTCATTCAGATCTTGCAGGCATCGAACGCTTTGCTTTAGCCTATCGCAGCAACAAGGAATGATGCAGGAGCGTGAATTTTGAGTTATACAGATTTTTCTTAACTCAACACTCTCAACTTATAACTTCCCTGATCTCTGACCTCTAGATGTTATGCCCCAAGTTTCTCTTGACGAACTGATCGCTAGAGTACGTTCTGGTTATGTTGTTAGCTTTCCAACAGATACCGTACCCGCGCTGGCGGCTTTACCAGAAAAAGCAGATTTAATTTTTGCACTCAAGCAACGCAGTCAAGATAAACCGTTAATTCTGATGGGTGCAAAGGCAAGCGACCTGTGGGATTTTGTTGCTGGAGACGATCGCACGCCCTGGCAACAAGTTGCTAAGTTATATTGGCCTGGAGCTTTAACGCTTGTCTTGCCTGCCTCACCACGCGTGCCTAAGCAGATGAATCCGAGCGATCCGAGTACAATTGGATTGCGGGTGCCAAATTGTGCGATCGCGCAAAGTATTCTAGAACAAACCGGTCCTTTGGCGACAACAAGTGCTAATTTATCCGGTCAGCCACCGCTACGCACGATGGCAGAAATCGCCCTTCAGTTTCCTGATGTCTTAACATTACAATCACAAGCGACAACACCAAATATTGGCGTTCCTTCGACTGTCGCGAAATGGACAGATCAAGGCTGGCAAATTTTGCGCCAAGGCTCAGTCAAGTTAGAATTTTAAATTTGTACATAACACGAATGACAAGCTGGATGAATTGGGTGTATCTAGCATTTGGGCTAGGGTTAGGGCTGGGAAGTCGGCGTATTGCACAAGCGTTTGGTAATAAATTAGCTAAAACGCCTTTGCATTCTTCATCATCAGTAATTGATACCGATACCCAAATAGTATTAAAATTACAACAAACACAAATAGCATATCACTTAGTACGCGAACTCAGTCAGTTCAAAGCCGGATTTTTGGTACGCACTGCGCACGAGTTGCGATCGCCACTCAATAGCTTAATTGGATTGCATCAGTTAATTCTGTCTGATTTATGTGACAATCCAGCCGAAGAGCGTGAATTTGTCGCCCAAGCGCATCAGCTAGCGTTGAAACTAGTAAAATTGCTCGATGAAATTCTCGATGTCGCCCGCATTGAAAATAGCAGTAATCACCTAGAAATTCAGCCGTTACAATTAACAGCGGTTATCGAGGAAATCGCTCATTTGACGCAGACTGTAGCAGCCGACCGTAGTATCAAAATACAAGTATCGCCCGCCGATCCAGAAATTTATATTTTGGCAGATCCGCAGTGGTTGCGCTTAGTGCTTTTAAACTTAGTAGATATTTGCATTCCAAAAATGGAAGCCGGTAGCATTACGATATCATCTCAAACCTCACTCGATACCGAATCGGTTGATATTTTCTTTGATGTACCACTACCAATAGACACTTGGTCTGAACCATTAGACGCAATGCAGTTCGAGCAACAGATTAGCACTACTGTGGCGGCAGACAATCACACGCTTTCCGCCGGATGCAAACTTTTATTGAATCAAACCGTGTTAGAACTGATGCAAGCCAAGTTGAGCTTTTTGCCAATTGCTCGTGATGTTGATGTAGCTCAAAGTACTCGTATTCAGGTAACTATCCCCTTGGTAATTCCTGAAGCTGAATTTCTTGAGTAGGGAAACCTAGTTTTGGCTGGTTATGGAGAACCATCGTCGTGCTTGAGTTGCACTCAAAACCAATTCGTTCGTAAAAGCTTTGCTGATGTGTTGTCATTAAGTAAACACGTTCCACGCGGTTCATATGTGGATGGCTTAAAACACTTTCAACAAGCTTGCGCCCAAGCCCAGCACCTCGATAATCAGGGTGAATGACTACATCCCAAATTGTTGCACGGTAAACACCATCTGATGTTGCTCTAGCAAAACCAATCAATTTTTCGCCATCCCAGACACTAATGACGGGTTTACTATTAGCGATCGCTAGCTGCAAATCTTCAAGACTGCGATCTTGCGCCCAAAAAGCCGCTACGTGAAACAAGTCGTGTAGTTGATGGATATCGACCGGAGATTGGCAGTGACCATCTGCCGCAATCGAACTATCGCAGAATTGAATATGGCTGTAGTCCATAGTGTCTTGATTTGAGCTTCATACATCGTAACGCTTGCTTTATATTTTGCAAAATAAAAGTTGTTACTGGGTAGATTCACTAAACTGAATTTGCCACAGGGTTATTTGTAAAACTGTTACCAATTAAACTACTGATATGGTGGTATCAGGGGTCAGAGGTCGGAGGTTAGGGTTAATTGAGGTGTGTGGTAATTAATTCTTGTGATGGGGAGAACCGTCCAATTTCTAAATCCAATTGTCAGGATTCGCCGACTTAGACCAATCTAGAGCAAGTATTTTCTTCAGAACCTGCTAAGTTGGAATATCGAAAATCGCAATGATAGAAAGCATAACGAGAATGCCAGCAGATTATCCTCGCGACATCATTGGTTATGGGCGCACGCCACCCGATCCGCAATGGCAAAACCAAGCACGAATTGCCGTGCAGTTTGTGATTAATTATGAAGAAGGAGGAGAAACCTGCATTTTACATGGCGATCAAGCGTCAGAAACATTCTTGTCAGAAATTGTTGGTGCAGTACCTTTGATGGGTTTGCGGCATATGAATATGGAGTCAGTCTATGAATACGGTAGTCGGGCTGGCTTCTGGCGATTGCATCGGATTTTTACTCAACGCGGTATTCCTGTCACCGTTTATGGTATTGCTATGGCATTAGAACGCAATCCCGAAGCAGTTGCGGCAATGCGCGAAGCTGAGTGGGAAATGGCAAGTCACGGCTGGCGCTGGATCGATTATAAGTATTTTGGGGAAGCGGAAGAACGCGAACATTTACACACAGCGATCGCAATTCATACACAAGTAACAGGTAGTCGCCCACTGGGCTGGTACACTGGGCGCACAAGTGCTAACACGCGCAAATTAGTTGTAGAAGAAGGCGGCTTTCTCTACGATTCAGATAGCTATGCAGACGACTTACCTTACTGGATATATGACTACGGTAAGCCGCATCTGGTGATTCCTTACACTTTAGATAACAATGATATGCGTTTCGCGACAACTCAAGGTTTCAACTCTGGCGATCAGTTTTTTGCTTATCTGCGCGATGCTTTTGATGTTCTTTATGCCGAAGGCGAAACTGCACCTAAAATGATGAGTGTCGGATTACACTGTCGCTTAGCAGGTAGACCAGGACGCGCTGCATCTTTAGCTCGTTTTCTTGACTACGTACAGCAACACGATCGCGTTTGGCTTTGTCGTCGCATTGATATTGCCCAACACTGGCACAAGCATCATCAACCTTAGCTACCTGCTGTGATCTGAGCTACACGACTATCACTAATATTTTGCTAAAACCAAAAACGATTTATTCAAAGATGGCCGTAGGCATAAAATGCCAAATTGGACGCAAAATTTTCATAGCTTACTCAATTTATTTCTAGAATTGCAGTGTCCACTTTGTCAGCGTCCGACTCCACAGGAATTTTGTCAAGACTGTACAAGACAGCTACAACGTTGTAAATTATCGAATCCTCAAGAATTTTGGCGAGGAGAGTTACCCGTCTTCGCCTGGGGAAACTATAGTGGAACGCTTAAACGCGCGATCGCTGCTTTAAAATATGACAATCAACCGCAAATTGCTAAACCGCTAGGTCAATGGCTGGCAAAAGCCTGGCTTGATTCACAACCCCAACAGAGGTTAATTGTCGTACCCATACCCTTACACGCCGATAAATTGAAAATGCGCGGCTACAATCAAGCCGAATTGTTAGCCGAGAGCTTTTGTGATTTTACGGGACTAGTTTTGCAGCCTCAGGGGATAAAACGGATTAAGGCAACAGACGCACAATTTAGTTTATCCGCATCGCAAAGAGAACACAATTTAGCAGATGCATTTGTACTTGGAACCGAATTTCACCGCCAACGTCCAAATGATCTAGTGCTGTTGCTTGATGATATTTATACCACTGGAGCAACTGTGCGTTCAGCAGTTCAAGCGTTACAAAAACAAGGAATCTCTGTCTATGGTGTTGTCGCGATCGCCACTTCTAGTCGAAATATAGTTCCAACAGGAAACAATAAAGTGTAAAGTTTAATGTGTCATTCTCTGCTTTCTGCGTTTGTGCCATGCAGCAATTTAATGAAAGCATAGGCAAATATCTTTAAACGCGCCTTATAATAAACCCACTTAAGCTGTTTTGCCGGAATATTGCGTTAAATGATCATAAAAGCTTTGGCAACAGGGGTGAGTAATCTCCTTGTTTCCCTAACGTTGCTAGCAGGTGCAACAAGTTTCGTTCCCTCAGCGATCGCCCAACAAACTCAACAAACAAGGTTATATAATCCGATTCCCTTACCACCGAGTAATCAGGTTTCTGATACGCTCTCAGAAAGAGACATCCCTACCGGAGATGGGGGATTTGCGCGCGATTACCTCGTAAGGTTTAACCAGGGCGATAATATTGCGATCGATCTCACCTCGGATAACTTTGATACGATTGTTACCTTGATGTCACCCGAAGGCGCAACACTCGCAGAAAATGATGATGGTCCTGATGGAACAACAAATTCTTTGCTCTTTACTCGCATCAACCAAACTGGAAATTACATCATCCGCGTTCGTTCGTTTGGTGAAACAGGTGGCGGGGCGTTTGTGTTACGGGTGACGCGGTTACGACCAATATGATTTAACTGGATTTTAGGGGATAGCCTGGCGGTCGCGGCTGCGCAAACTAAGTCCACCTTCGTGGACTCATTGAGAGAATTAGAGTATTGTGAATTACGCATCACGATTATGGCACCGTTAGCACACATAGTAATAGTGCTTCTGTCCATTCTACGACTGCGCCGTAGGTGTCTCCGGTGTGACCACCGAGTTTGCGATTGAACCAAGCACCTGTCAAAAATGCGATCGCAATTCCACTCGTCGCCATAACTACCGCATGAATCGCCGCATCGCGACTGAGGACAATTTTTAATCCACTCAAGCCTAGTAAAAGTAATAATCCTAGCAGAATATCTCGCGGCTGCAATGCGGCTTTATGAAACGAACCTTTACCTGTTGGTTTGAGGTAAGGATAACGCGCGATCGCGATTTGTTGGCCCCAGCGTCCCCAACCGCAGACAGCCATCAAACTTAACCAACGATCAGAACTGATTTCACTCAACGCCGCCGTTTTCAGAAGTAATAAGGCGACTGCTGCGATCGCGCCAAATGCTCCTGTCGCACTATCTGTCATGACTTGCAGCCTGCGTTGTGGATCTTGTACGGCTAAGCCATCGGCGGTATCCATTACCCCATCCAAGTGTAATCCGCCAGTCAAGGCAATCCAACTAACGACAATTAAAACACTGCGAGTTAGCACGGGTATTCCGACAAAGTAGAATCCCGCATCTAAAAATCCGAGAATTCCCCCAATCAATAATCCGACTAGCGGTACGTAGCGAGATACGCGACAGAAATCTAGCTTTGTCGCCCAAGGTATCGGAAGACAAGTATAGAAAACAAGCGCCGCTGCAACATCACACCAGAGTTGTTTCCACCACTGTTGCTTATCCACCACTAGCGCGTATCAACATAAAGTAAACAAAAATAAATAGAAAATCAGATGTCAGCAACAGGATCGTAATCCAAATCTTGAGATAAGATTGACAGGGACAGAGCATTAAGTAATCTGTTCTATCAGTCATCTTACCTTTTCTATGCCTCTCTAACAAAGCTTCTACCAACTTATTGACTGCGTTACATAGATGTAGTTTGATGTCAATCAATGACATAATCTACGTCTTATCTATATAGAATTCGTAGATGTCTTAATGTGTAACGTCAGAAAAAAGTTATGTAATTGAGTACTTCACACTCTAACGGAAGAACTGCCCCTCTGTTTGTATTCTCTGTAATTGCTAAAAGGCTGTTTGATTATGAATCACCATAGCTCCGACACTAGATTACCAGCACCATGCATTATTCATACTGGTATAGTCGTTAACAAAATAGATATGCGGAGACTGCTGGCTGATTTAGGGCGCGTCCGCTATTTGCATATTCAGGAAGGCAAAATACAAAGCGAGGGTGAAGGTGATGTCGTGGAAGTCATTGCGAGTCCAGACCAGTCTACAATCGTAGCTAACCACGCGCTTTATTTAAATGTTTATAGTTTTGATTACGTTGAATTACAACAGTCACCGCAGCAGGAAACTTATTTTGATTTAGTCCAAGATAACCGTTGCTTGCGATTGATTCCGCTGTCCACCCCGATGCAAGAGCGTGCTTCACGTAATTTCAATGAAACAGCTTTAGAAGTCATGATGGAGCAAGTATTTTCTGCAAGATGGGATGCAGAAAATGACGATGACGGGGCTTGTCCATTTTAGAAGGGGTGAGGAATAAAACGCTACATATCAAAAAAAGTAGTTGCTATTTTGAGTGAGAAATTCTCGTTTCAGGTTTTGGCTGAGTGTAGTCAAACGAAAGCACGCGCTGGATTTTTTATTACACCGCATGGTCGTGTTGCAACACCACGGTTTATGCCAGTAGGAACGCTGGCTAATGTAAAAACTATTACTACAGCACAATTGGGAGAAACCGGAGCGCAAATGGTGTTAGCTAACACCTATCACCTCCACCTGCAACCAGGCGAAGCAATTGTAGCAAAAGCTGGCGGTTTGCACTCGTTTATGCAGTGGCACGGACCAATGCTCACCGATTCGGGTGGATTTCAAGTTTTTAGCTTAAGTGAATTGCGGCAAGTTACTGATGACGGCGTGACGTTTCGTTCGCCGCGCGATGGTCAAGTGATTAATATCACACCAGAAAAATCAATTCAAATTCAAAATACGCTGGGTGCGGATGTAATTATGGCATTCGATGAGTGTCCGCCTTACCCTGCAAGTCGCGAAGTAGTCGAAGATGCTACAAATCGGACTTACCGTTGGTTAGAACGTTGTATCGCTACACATCAACGTCAAGATCAAGCATTGTTTGGCATTGTTCAAGGCGGCGTTCATTTAGATTTACGCGCCCAAGCTGCACTCGAAGTTGCAAAATTGAATTTACCAGGATACGCGATCGGTGGTGTGAGTGTCGGAGAACCACCCGAATTGATTCATCAAATTGTTGAAGCAACTGTGCCATTACTTCCGCGTGAAAAACCGCGTTATTTGATGGGTGTGGGGACGTATCGGGAAATGGCAAAAGCCGTCGCCGCAGGAGTGGATTTATTTGATTGCGTGATTCCAACACGATTAGCGCGACATGGTGCGGCGTTAGTTCAACAAGGCGATCGCTGGAATCTCAAAAATACTCGGTTTCGCGAAGATTTTACACCACTCGATGAAACGTGTCCTTGCTACACATGTCAAAATTTTACCCGCGCGTATTTATGTCATTTGGTGCGATCGCGCGAAATTTTAGCTTATACGCTTTTGAGTATTCACAACATTACCGAACTCATCCGCTTTACGCAACGAATGCGCGAAGCAATATTAAGCGATACTTTTGCAACCGAATTTGCACCTTGGCTAACACAATCTGCGCCAACAGATTCATCTAATTCATAGCTGTTGTTATGAAAGTAAATATAATTGTTTATAAACAAAACGAGCAATATTTAGCGGAGACTGCCCTTCTAGGAGGAATTAGAGAAGTAGATGCTAGAAAGCAAACGATTATTTATCGACTCAAGATTCAGATACTAAAGAGAATAATAAGCTACAATACAAAAATTTTAAATTTAATAAGATTATTTTTAATGTTCAAGATCAATCTAATATAAGAAACTTTTTCAAAGATATAAGAGAAAAGATATCGCTTGCCTGCATGCATTCTATTGAGAACAGTTATGTTTTTTTTCAGTCTATCTTTTCTAATGTATTGCAATTGTTTATAGTTGCTGGCTTCATATCTATAGTAGTTATTACAATTGATTTTTTACAACAAATATTTGAAGGCAATACTACAGGTGCAACTATTATAGGTGCTTTCATTGCGCTTATAGGTATGGTAGTATCTATTGCGATTCAAACTCAGATAAAACACAAAGAAATTTTAGCCAATCAGCAGAAAGATAGAATCAGTAAAATAGTTAATGATTATGAAAAAATTAGAGTTTTTTTGAATCGATCAAGGTATGTTTTTATCGAAGAAACATCTGCTTTCATAGAAAAAATTGATGAAAGAGTTAAAATATACGCTTCCGATGAAGTGCTTCATTTATGGACTATAAAAAGAAAAGAAAAATATTAGCTATTCAAAATGAACCAAGTAATATTACTATTCATGACTTGCAAGAGTTAAGAAATTTATTTGTTTCATAAGAGTAGAAATGGGCTTCAACAATAGTAATTGGATTCGTAGATGTATCTATGATGATTTAGAAAAAAATAGATAAACTACCAAAAATAGAAAATAATTTATTTTTAGCGCAAGAGAAAGTTAATGAGTTTTGCCAACGTTGGAAAATTATAGAAATCTCGCTGTTTGGTTCTGTACTGCGAGATGATTGTTCGGATAGTGATATTGATGTTTTAAGTGGCTTTTACTTCAGATGTGCCTTGGACATTACTAGGTTTAGTGAATATGCAACAAGAACTAGAGCAACATTTAGATATTCCTTGGACATCAATTGCTGGAATGCGTGATAAATTAGTTCACGGTTATCACGGTATTAATACTCAAAGACTTTAGCTTACAGTAAAAATAAGCATTCCTGAATTTTTATTGCTCTAGAACCATTTTTACCTCAAGCAGGAGAATAAGAAGATAATATTTCTTTTTCTGCACTCGCTATTGGAGGATAATCAATTTTTCATGAAAGCCTGGGAATAACGTTACCCCCTTTAAATGCGAAGTTACAGAATGCTTTGCCAATAAAGTCTAACAAGAATTAATGCTTAAGGATGTCACAAGTTATGTCATATGACACGCAACTTTTTTAACCAATACGAAGTAGTGATTGGAAAATATTTGTCGCAGTCATAGCATTGAAGGAACTTTGACAAATAGCTCGTAAATTACAGACAAGTTATACTACCATAGACCGATTACCGTTTAGCATAATCAAAATTTTCATTCACTTAGAACACTGCTTGACTTGCGGTGGGAGTACGCAGAATACACTGTAAAGCAAATCTGCTAAATGTCACTTCACAACAACTATGGGTACAGTCAATACGATTAAACCGACACTATTAGTATGGGATGCTGTTGCGCTTATTGTTGGTGTTGTTATCGGTGCTGGGATTTTTGAAACACCCTCGCTTGTTGCTGGTAATGCGAGTAATAGCACTATGGCGCTGCTGACATGGTTGTTAGGCGGTGGCGTA includes these proteins:
- a CDS encoding HepT-like ribonuclease domain-containing protein; translation: MAFTSDVPWTLLGLVNMQQELEQHLDIPWTSIAGMRDKLVHGYHGINTQRL
- a CDS encoding PPC domain-containing protein — protein: MIIKALATGVSNLLVSLTLLAGATSFVPSAIAQQTQQTRLYNPIPLPPSNQVSDTLSERDIPTGDGGFARDYLVRFNQGDNIAIDLTSDNFDTIVTLMSPEGATLAENDDGPDGTTNSLLFTRINQTGNYIIRVRSFGETGGGAFVLRVTRLRPI
- the puuE gene encoding allantoinase PuuE, with amino-acid sequence MIESITRMPADYPRDIIGYGRTPPDPQWQNQARIAVQFVINYEEGGETCILHGDQASETFLSEIVGAVPLMGLRHMNMESVYEYGSRAGFWRLHRIFTQRGIPVTVYGIAMALERNPEAVAAMREAEWEMASHGWRWIDYKYFGEAEEREHLHTAIAIHTQVTGSRPLGWYTGRTSANTRKLVVEEGGFLYDSDSYADDLPYWIYDYGKPHLVIPYTLDNNDMRFATTQGFNSGDQFFAYLRDAFDVLYAEGETAPKMMSVGLHCRLAGRPGRAASLARFLDYVQQHDRVWLCRRIDIAQHWHKHHQP
- the cobS gene encoding adenosylcobinamide-GDP ribazoletransferase, with the translated sequence MVDKQQWWKQLWCDVAAALVFYTCLPIPWATKLDFCRVSRYVPLVGLLIGGILGFLDAGFYFVGIPVLTRSVLIVVSWIALTGGLHLDGVMDTADGLAVQDPQRRLQVMTDSATGAFGAIAAVALLLLKTAALSEISSDRWLSLMAVCGWGRWGQQIAIARYPYLKPTGKGSFHKAALQPRDILLGLLLLLGLSGLKIVLSRDAAIHAVVMATSGIAIAFLTGAWFNRKLGGHTGDTYGAVVEWTEALLLCVLTVP
- a CDS encoding ComF family protein, coding for MPNWTQNFHSLLNLFLELQCPLCQRPTPQEFCQDCTRQLQRCKLSNPQEFWRGELPVFAWGNYSGTLKRAIAALKYDNQPQIAKPLGQWLAKAWLDSQPQQRLIVVPIPLHADKLKMRGYNQAELLAESFCDFTGLVLQPQGIKRIKATDAQFSLSASQREHNLADAFVLGTEFHRQRPNDLVLLLDDIYTTGATVRSAVQALQKQGISVYGVVAIATSSRNIVPTGNNKV
- a CDS encoding L-threonylcarbamoyladenylate synthase, with amino-acid sequence MPQVSLDELIARVRSGYVVSFPTDTVPALAALPEKADLIFALKQRSQDKPLILMGAKASDLWDFVAGDDRTPWQQVAKLYWPGALTLVLPASPRVPKQMNPSDPSTIGLRVPNCAIAQSILEQTGPLATTSANLSGQPPLRTMAEIALQFPDVLTLQSQATTPNIGVPSTVAKWTDQGWQILRQGSVKLEF
- a CDS encoding sensor histidine kinase, with amino-acid sequence MTSWMNWVYLAFGLGLGLGSRRIAQAFGNKLAKTPLHSSSSVIDTDTQIVLKLQQTQIAYHLVRELSQFKAGFLVRTAHELRSPLNSLIGLHQLILSDLCDNPAEEREFVAQAHQLALKLVKLLDEILDVARIENSSNHLEIQPLQLTAVIEEIAHLTQTVAADRSIKIQVSPADPEIYILADPQWLRLVLLNLVDICIPKMEAGSITISSQTSLDTESVDIFFDVPLPIDTWSEPLDAMQFEQQISTTVAADNHTLSAGCKLLLNQTVLELMQAKLSFLPIARDVDVAQSTRIQVTIPLVIPEAEFLE
- a CDS encoding GNAT family N-acetyltransferase codes for the protein MDYSHIQFCDSSIAADGHCQSPVDIHQLHDLFHVAAFWAQDRSLEDLQLAIANSKPVISVWDGEKLIGFARATSDGVYRATIWDVVIHPDYRGAGLGRKLVESVLSHPHMNRVERVYLMTTHQQSFYERIGFECNSSTTMVLHNQPKLGFPTQEIQLQELPRG
- the tgt gene encoding tRNA guanosine(34) transglycosylase Tgt — translated: MSEKFSFQVLAECSQTKARAGFFITPHGRVATPRFMPVGTLANVKTITTAQLGETGAQMVLANTYHLHLQPGEAIVAKAGGLHSFMQWHGPMLTDSGGFQVFSLSELRQVTDDGVTFRSPRDGQVINITPEKSIQIQNTLGADVIMAFDECPPYPASREVVEDATNRTYRWLERCIATHQRQDQALFGIVQGGVHLDLRAQAALEVAKLNLPGYAIGGVSVGEPPELIHQIVEATVPLLPREKPRYLMGVGTYREMAKAVAAGVDLFDCVIPTRLARHGAALVQQGDRWNLKNTRFREDFTPLDETCPCYTCQNFTRAYLCHLVRSREILAYTLLSIHNITELIRFTQRMREAILSDTFATEFAPWLTQSAPTDSSNS